The Polyangium mundeleinium genome contains the following window.
GAGCGCGCCCGGTTCGCCCGCGTGCCGCTCCTCCAGCGGATGGCCCGCCTCCGGCAATACTGGTGGCACGAGCTCTTCGCCCTCGGGTTCGTCGCCGAGCCGCGCATCATGAAGATCGCCGAGCGGCTCGCGCGGATGTACCTCGCGAAGAGCGTGCCCGATCCGGTATTGCGGGAAAAACTCACGCCGCGTTATACGATGGGCTGCAAGCGAGTCCTGCTCTCGAACGATTATTACCCGGCGCTCCTCCGATCGAACGTCGAGCTCGTCACCGATTCCATCGAGGCGATCGAGGCGGAGGGCGTGCGGACGAGCGACGGGGTTGTCCGAGAGGTCGATACGCTGATCCTCGCGACCGGGTTCCAGGCGGCGGAGGCCGTCGCGCCGTTCGAGATTCGCGGGCGGGGCGGGCGTGATTTGAACGACGCGTGGCGCGACGGGCCCGAGGCCTACCTCGGGACGACGATCGCGGGGTTTCCCAATTTCTTCCTGATCGTCGGGCCGAACGTCGGCCTCGGCCACAGCTCGATGGTCTTCATGATCGAGTCGCAGGCGGCCTATGTGATGAGCTGCATCGAGGCGATGCGGGCGCGTCGGTGGAAGTTCGTCGACGTGCGGCCGGAGGCGCAGGCCGAGGAGAACCGCAAGCTCCAGGCGCGTTTTCCGCGCACGGTCTGGTCGACCGGATGCGTGAGCTGGTACCAGACCCGGAGCGGCAAGAACACCACACTTTGGCCGGGCTTTACCTTCGAGTATCGCCTGAAGACGCGGCGCTTCGATCCCGCGCCCTACGAGGTGGTCCCGATGGCGTGAGCGCCATTGACGGAGCGGCGCGGGTCGGGCTCTCATGCCGGCCAGGAGATCACGAGACGAGGACGAGGAGAACTTCATGGGACTTCGATCATCGGGATGCAGCGTCATCACCGGGGCAGGGGGCGGCTTCGGCCGTGCGCTCGCGCTCGAGCTCGCGGCGCGCGGCGGGCGGCTCGTGCTTTCCGACATCCACCCCGGCGCGGCGGAAGAGACGGCCCGCCTCGCCCGCGCCCGCGGCGCCGCCTCGGCCACGGCGCTCGGTTGCGACGTGACGAAAATCGAGGAGGTGGAGGCGCTCGCGAACGCTTGCGGGGGCCCCGTCGACCTCCTGGTCAACAACGCCGGCGTCAGCAGCGGCGGGCTCGTCGGGGACCTCTCGCTCGCGGATTGGCGCTGGACGATCGAGGTCGATCTCTTCGGCGTGATCCACGGCTGCCACGCCTTCGTTCCCCGCATGAAAAAGCAGGGATCCGGACACATCCTCAATGTCGCCTCCGCCGCGGGCCTCTTGTGCGCGCCACGCATGGCCGCCTACAACGCCGCGAAGGCGGGCGTCATCGCGATCTCGGAGACCTTGGCCGTGGAGCTCGACGGCACGGGCGTGGGCGTGACCGTTCTCTGTCCGACGTTTTTCAAGACAGACATCGTGAATTCGGGTCGCTTCGCGGATCAAGAGACCCGCGACATGGCGGACGAACTCATGGCGGGCGGGCGCCCGGTCGAGGAGGTGGTCCTCGCGGCGCTCGCGGCCGTGGAGCAAGACGAGCTTTATGCGGTGCCGATGGCCGACGCGCGCTGGCTCTGGAGGATGAAGCGCGCGCTGCCGAGCTCGTTCCGCAAGCTCATCAGCTTCGGCGTGAATCTGCGGGCGAAGCGCTGAGGGCCCACCATCGATGGAGGAGCTCGGCCTTCAGCGCAGACCTTCGAGATAAGAACCGAGCCCTCGCTCCTCGGACCAGGTGCGGAGTTTTTCCAGCGCCTTCGATTCGATCTGCCGAATTCGCTCGCGGCTCAGCGAGAACGAGCGGCCGATCTGCTCCAAGGTATGGTCGTCCTCGCCCGTCAGCCCATATCGGAGCCGCAGGACCTCACGCTCGCGGGGCGTGAGCGTCTCCAGCATCTCGCTTGCGGCCTCACGCATGCGCGTTCGCGCGAGCGCCTCGTCGGGCGCGTCGGTTTCGCTCGCCAGGGTGTCGCCGAAGCGGAAATCGCCCTCCTCGCCCATCGGCGCGTCGAGGCTGACCGGCATGAGCGAGAGCGCGCGGACTGCCTGGACTTTGTCGAGCGGCACGCCCGAGCTCTCCGCGATCTCCTCTTGCGAGGGGGATCGAGCGTTCTTCTGCGAGAGCGCCCGCTCCGCGCCGAGGACCCGCCGCCGGCTCGCCGTGAGGTGCACCGGCATGCGCACGTCCTTGCCTTGGTAGAGGAGCGCCCGCTCGATCGATTGCCGGATCCACCACGCCGCATACGTGCCGAATCGATAGCCGCGCGAATAGTCGAACTTGTCGGCGGCCCGGATGAGGCCGAGGTTGCCCTCCTGCACGAGGTCGAGCAGGGGGACGCCGCGATTCGAATAATGGCGCGCCGTCGCCACCACGAGGCGCAGGTTTGCCCGGACGAGCTCGCTCTTCTCGTGCGCCGCCCGCGCCCGCGCCTTGGCGGAGCGATCACGCGCCTCTTCGATGCGCGCCTGCTCCTCGGCGTGGGTGGCCTTCGCGCGGGCCGCGAGCGCCTGATCGAGGCGCTCGACGAGCGTCGGGTCGACCCGCAGCGTGTCGAATGCATCCGCGAGATCCGCGGGCAGCGCGGCGTCGCTCTCCGGCCCTTCGGCGAGCGCGCGCGCTCGTTCGAGCGCGTCGACGAGGCGGCTCGTGGTGTCCGCCGCGTCCGGGGCCTCTCCGTTGAGGAGGAGATCCCGCGGGTTTGTCTGGCCAGACGTGATTTCCGCCGCCATCGCGGCGAGCGCGTGCACGCTCGCGGAGGAGCGGACGAGCGCGGACAGCGCGTCACGCTCGGCGTCCACGATACGACGCCCGAGCTCGGCTTCGGCCTCGCGCGTGAGCGGCTGGCTCGCTTCGAGCCCCCGCAGATAGAGATCGGTCGCGTCCTGGATCGGAGCCGTGCGAGGCGCCGGAGGCGCGGGGGCCTTGCGCGTGCGCGGATGACGCGTGCGTGCGGGCTCCTTCGCGGGGCCCGCGATCCTGAGTTTGTTCAATGTGGTCTCCAGGCCCGCGTCCTGCCCGGCGAAGACGCGGCGGAGGGTGGTGCTCGCCGGGATTATGGAACATAAGCATCCCTCGCGCCTCCGAAAGGGGGGCGCACAAAAGAATTGCGGGCGAGGGAGCCATCCCAGCCGTCGAATACGAATGATGTGCGTGCGCTCAGCCAGTCAGGAGCATGGCCACCATCGCGGCCGAGGCGGTCTCGCCCCAGCCGGAGAACGTCTCGGGGATCCGGACGCTCACGAGCTCCATCGAACCCCCACAACGTAGCGACCCTTCGTAAATGTGCCCGCGCCGCGCGAGATCGAACCCGCAGAGGCCGACGGTCCCGGTGAGCGCCTCGGGCCCGATCCAGAGATCGGTGATGCGCCCGCGGAGCAGCCCCTCGACGTGCTGCCGCTTCTCCACGCGCGTCACGCGGAGCCGCAGCGGCTCGGCGCCCCACAGCCCTTCGACCTCGGCGCCGCGGACGGAGGCGCTCAGCGTCTTGCCGAGCACGAGGCCGCGCAGGACCTTGCCGTCGTCCTCGGCGTAGAGGCCGACGTTCACGACCGGCCCGATCGCCGTCCCCTCGCCGATCGTCGCGTTGATGACGTGCCCGCCCGAGCCCTGCAGGAAGAAGTCGTTCGGCCTCCCGGGCTCGTCGTAGAGCGCCTCCTGGGAGGGCATGTTGGGCTCCTCGTACCCGCAAGAGGCCGGCGCGAGGAGGGCGAGCGCGACGAAGGAGAGGGAGAGCCTGGGCATCACGGACCTCGGCGGAGTATAAGCCGAAGGGCGCGTTTCACAACGGCCCGGCATCAGACGAACCCCGCCTCGCGCAGGAACGTCTCTTCCACGGCCGCATAATCGAGGCTCACGTCGAGGCGCGCGAGCACCGAATAAAAGCCGAATTGCAGCCGGTTCATGAAGAGCATGCCGGGCGGGAGCTGCACGAAGTTGCCGTCCTTCTTGGACAGCACCTCGTTTTTCATCTCCTTGATGCCCTCGACCAGGCTCGCCGCGTACGTCCGCGTGATCCGGAACGGCGAGCCGAAGATCGGCTCGAAGCAGCGGCGCGAGTATGCGACCGCCATTCGCTCGTAGACCCCGCCCTCCGTGAGCAGGATCTTCGTGGCGATCTCGCCGAACGCCTCTTCGTCCCGGCGCAAGGCCGCGAGGTGGAGGTTTCGCGCGAGTGTGAGCCGCTCGCCTTCGATGGGCTGCACGCAGCCGAAATCGAGGAAGATGATCGAGCCGTCGTCCTGGAACAGGTAATTGCCCGGGTGCGGGTCGGCGTTGAACATGCCGCCGACGAGGTTGCCCTTGAAGACGAACCGCCAGAGCGTGTCGGCATAACGCTCCCGGATCACGAGGTCCGCCTCGCACGCCTCTTCCAGGGTTTTTCCGTGCACGAGCTCGCTCGTGAGCACGCGCTTGCTCGATCGTTCTGCGATGACCTCGGGAATGCGGATCGCCGGATCGCCTTCGTGGAGCGCCGTGAACGCGCGCTGCCTCCGGGCTTCGAGCTCGTAATCGAGCTCTTCCATGAAGCGTGCCCGGAGCTCGGCGAGCACGGCCTTGGGCTCCAGGCGCTTCGGCCCGAGCACCGCGACCATGCCGCCGAGGACGTCGGCATTTTCGAGGTCGCTCTCCACGGCCTTTTCGATGCCCGGGTGCTGCACCTTCACGGCGACCTCGCGCCCGTTGTCGAGCCGCGCGCGGTGCACCTGGCCGATCGAGGCGCTCGCGAACGGCTGCTCTTCCCATTCGGTGAAGAGTTTGTCGATGGGCGCCCCGAGATCCTCCTCGACCCGCGCGCGGATGGCGGCGGGAGACGAGGTCGGCGCGGCGTTCCGGAGCTTGCGCATGGCCGTCTCGTAGGCCTCGCGTTGCCCCTCGGGGACCATGCCGTCCACGTAGCTCGCCATCTGGCCGGCCTTGGCGGCGAGGCCGCGCAGCGTGCCGAGCATCTCCGCGGCTTTGCTCGCGGCGGCGTCGGCGGCCGACGTCCCGCGGATCAGGCTCGCGCCCGTGCGCGCACCGACCGCGGCGAGCCGCGCGAGCCTTCCCAGGCGTCCTTCCGGGATCTTTCGTTCGTCGGTCATCGGGGCGGAGGTGTGGGGCGCGGGCGGGGGTGGTTCAAGGTTTGTCGATCCACCGACCGATATCGGGGACCTGGAGCTTCGAGAGGCGGTCGAGCAGCGTGTCCATCGTATCGGCCGACGCGCAGAGCGGGCGGTGAATGGGACGGATGAAGCCCTCGGTCATCGCGTGATCGAGGAACGCGACGAGGTGGTCGTAGTAGCCGCGCACGTTGAGCAGGCCGACCGGCTTCTTGTGGTAGTTGAGCTGCGACCAGGTCACGACCTCGAACACCTCTTCGAGCGTGCCCCAGCCGCCGGGCAGGGCGACGAAGGCGTCGGCCATAGAGGCCATCATAGTCTTGCGGGCGTGCATGCTGTCGACGATGAAGAGCTCCGTCAGCCCCTCGTGCGCGAGCTCGCGGGCTTTGAGCTTCTCGGGGATCACGCCGTAGACCTTGCCGCCCTTCATGAGCGCGCCCTCGGCGACGGCGCCCATCATGCCGACGCGGCCGCCGCCGTAGACGAGGTCGATGCCGCGCTCGGCGAGGAAGGCGCCGGCTGCGCGGGCGGCGTCGAGGTAATGGGCCCCGACGCCGCCGGAGGCCCCGCAGTAGACCGCGACGCGGCGGAAATGGGTGCGCGTGCTGTTCATGCCGCGGAACATAGTCCAGGGCGTCGGCCCTGGCATCCGGAAAATTCGGTAAGAGCGGAATGTTGCTCCGCGTGCCGTTTCGTTACGGCCCGATGTGGGTGGCCGCGGCGCCGTCGACGATGCCCTTCACCCACTCGGACAAGGGCGTTCCATCCACGTTGGTGTTGTAATAGCCGTTGCCGCCGAGATAGGTGTGGGTCGTGGCGCTCACGAAATAGCTGCTCCACGCGGGCGATTGCTCGAGGAAGTTCTTGCGGATCTCCTCGAGTCCCGCGGTGTATTCGGCGCCGGAGAGCGCCGTCGGGAAGATTCCGTCGATGTTCTGGCAGTCGTTTTTCCCGTAGCCGTAGAACTGCGAGATCGTGTTGTCCTTGTCGGACGAGATGAGCCCCAGCGAGGCCTCGGGGTATTTCTGCCCGAGGAGCTTCCAGGCATTGGCGAGGCCACCGCCGTTCGGGAGCGAGCATTCGACGCAGTCGGCGGGGAGCGTGTCCGCGAAGTTGTAGAGATCGCGCCAGCGCTTCTGGAGGCAGGGCGCCATGTAGGTGTCGCCCATCGGGGGGCCCGAGTCGTCGATCAGCGCGACGGGCGTGGGGCAGAAGGCCTGCGCCACGCGGTCGTAATTGTAGAACGCGCCGAACCCGCCCGCGCTCACGCCGGTGAGCAGGACCTCGGTCACGTTCTTGAACGTGGGGATGATGCGCTTCAAGTAATGGCCGATGTTCGCGTACCCGACGAACTGCTGGTTCTTCGGGGAGGTCAAGCCCGGCACGTCGGCGCCCGGGGCATTGCCGGCGTGCACGTCGCCTGTGCAATAGGGGACGTAGACGAAGCTCCAGTCCTTCACGGAGTTCGCGGCGTTCGACGTGCTGAAGAGGCCGTTCTTCCCGCCGTTGTTTTTCCAGTTGTCGAAGTTGTTCTGCCCGTAGGAGCCCGTGTTCAGGTTGCACGTCGTGCCGTTGAAGCACGCGCCGCCGCCCTCGAGGTAAATGACGAGCTTCGTCGATTGCGGGTTGATGCGGACGCCGAACCCGGTGGAGCTGCCGCTCCGGCATTTCGCCTCGGGGACCGGCACCCACGTCCATTGCTCGGCCTGCGCCTCGACGGGCGCGCCGTCGAACGGCCCCTCGGGCGCGCACGCGGGCCCGCCGCCGCCGGAGCCGCCCGTTCCACCGGAGCCGCCCATTCCACCGGCGCCCGCGCCGGCGTCCCCGCCGGAGCCGCCGCTCCCGCCGTCCCCGCCCGTGCCGCCCATTCCGCCGGCGCTTCCGCCGCCGTCCCCGCCGGCGCCGCCCGAGCCGCCCACGGACGTGCCGCCGCTCGAGCTCGACGTGCTCGTGAAAAGTCCATCGGTATCGCCGTCTCCGCCGCCGCAGCCGGCCGCGGCGAGGAGCGAGACGAGGGGAATGGCAAGCGTGCTAGGTGAGAATCGAAGCGCTCTCATGGGGCCACGGTAAAGGATCGGTCGCGCGCGCTCAACGCGGATCGTGGACGAACCGTTCAGGTGGAAGATTGGAAGCGGGGGTGGAAATGGTCGGGGCGGCGTTGGTGGTGTGGAAGCCCGAAGGACGTGCCCCTTGACCTCGCGCGCCTGACTTGCCTATCGTCTCGGCCTTCGCATGGCGAACGCGCGCACGCGGGCCGGATCGAACCTGCTCCTCGACGAATACTGGGAGTCGGGGGACGACCGTTTCGTCGACGAGGTCCTCTCGCTCACGGCCGGCAAGAAGCTCAAATCCCTCGCCGAACGGTGGCTCAAGGACAGCCGGCCCTTCGCGCGCCGCACGCTGCTCGCGTACATCGCCGACGGCTGCGACAGGCCGCACCACCGGCCGCTCGTGAAGAGCCTCTTCAAGCTCGCCGAGAAGGCGCACGACGACGAGCTCGTCGGCCACTTCATGGTCGCCTTCGACAGGCTCGTGGAGCGCAAGCTCGTGGAGAAGTCGCGCTACGACTGGGCGGGCCGGAGGTCGCTCAAGGTGCGCGTCCTCGTGGGCACGGGCAAACACCCGGTCCGCTTCTGGGGCCGCAACGACAGCGCGCCGCACTTCTCGAAGGCCACGCGCAACTACCTGCGCCGCCGCGTCCTGCGCTACTTCCGCGACATCGGGCGCAAGGATCCCGTCCGGTACGGCAAGGCGATCCGCAAGGCGCTCGTGCTCTACCGCGACGATCACCTGGACAAACCCGAGCGCCTGCTCGACGCGTGGAGCTTGCTCCACATGCTCTACCACGGCGCGGCGGCGCTCGATCGGCACCCCGATGGCATCCGCGTGGCGAAGGATCGATCCCTCGCCGAGCTCGAACCCGCGCCGCTCTGGCCCGAGGCGTGGCAGGGTTGCTTCGAGGACGTGCTCGCGCTCGTGACGACCGCGAAGAGCCGCACGGTGCGCGTGTTTGCGGTGGAGATCCTCAAGGCCGGCTACCCGCGTGAGCTCGGCACGCTGACGATGGCGCGCCTGCGCCCGCTCATCGCGAACCCGAACGAAGAGGTGCAGATCTTCGCGGCCGATCTCCTGCGCACGGCCGAGGGCATTTCGAGCCTCACGGTGGCCGAGTGGCTGGAGCTGCTCCAGATCGACAACCCGACGGCGCTCGGCTTCCTTTGCGAGGCCATCAAGAAGCACGTCTCGCCCGGGCGGCTCACGCTCGATCAGTGCGTGGACCTCGCGTGCTCGCCGGTCGCGCCCGTCGCCGAGCTCGGGCTCGACTGGGCCATGACCAAGAAGGCGGCCGGGGTCAAGGCGATCGAGGCGATCTTGCGCCTCGGCACGGCGCGGGCGCCGCGCGTGCGCGAGGCCGCGGCGAAGTGGGTCGTGTCGATCCTTTCGACCTCCAAGGAAGCGCGTATGACGCACGTCCGCGATCTCGTGGACGCGCGCTACGACGACGTGCGCCGCGAGGCCCTGCAGCTCTTCGAGCGCGACGTGCGTTTCAAGGACGATCCGGCGCTCTGGTCGGCGCTCTCGGAGAGCCCGTACGATGACGTGCGCGCGTTCTTGCTCGCGCACCTCGTGCAGCGTGAGAAGGCGCTCGGTCCGGCGACGCTCGAGCGGATCTGGGCGACGACGATTCTCGCGGTGCACCGCGGCTCGAAGCAGAAGCGTACGGCGCTCTCGCAGATCGCGGCGCGCATCGTGGCGCATCCAGGCGAGGCGGAGCCGCTCGTGGGCCTGCTCGGGTATGCGCTGCGCAGCGTGCGTCCGCCGGAGCGGCGCGCGGCGCTCGCGGCCGTCTCGCGCGCGGCGTTCCAGGCGCCGGCGCTTCGCAGCGCGATCGGGCGCAAGTTGCCGGAGCTCTCGCTTTTCCAGGAGGAGAGGGCGTGAACGTCGATCTCCGTTATCTGGGCAAGAGCGGCGTGCTCGGGGCGGCGCAGAGCCTGCTCGTGCGTTTTTCCCCGAACCTCGCGCGGCCGAAGACCTTCTTCGACGCCGAGCTCAAGGATGCGATCCGCTTCCGCGAGGCCATGAGCGCGCTGCACGACGTGGTCGTCGGCGACCTCAAGTTCCGGAAGAAAGACAAGACCGCGTACCAGGCGTGGAAGAAGGCGGAAGAAGAGCGCGAGGAACAGCTCAAGGCGCAGCTCTTCGATCAGGCGAAGCGCACCGAGCTCGCGCGGCTCGCGAAGGAGCCGATCCCGCCGAACCTCGACCGCGACTTCCGCAAGATGCATCGCCTCTACTGGGATGCGCGCGTCAAGTGGGCGAACGAGCTCGCGCGGCACGATCCGGAGCTCTTCCGCCACCTCGTGCCGTGCGACCCGGTCGTGACCGTCGCGCCTGACGTGGTCTTCTTCGAGTGTTTCTCCAAGGACGAGTCGAGCTACGGCTGTTTGTCCGTGGACCGCGACTCGTTCGTGGGTTCGCAGGAGGCGGGGCTCGGCACGACGAACGTCGACTACTCGATCGCGCTCTACGAACATTTCCAGACGCTGCGGAGCTACCGGAAGACGCGCCTCTCCGTGGACCCGGCCGGCTTCGACGTGAAGGTCGAGGGGCTCTCGGATTACCGCGAGGAGAAGATCGATCTGCCGCCCTCGTGGCTGCGCGGATTTGGTCAGATCCAGGCCTCGACGTGCCTGCCGAGCCGCCGCGTGGATCTGCCGGTCGAGGTCGTGTACGCGATCCTCGCGCACTTGAAGCGCCACCGCGAGAAGACGGGGCCGCGCAGCATCCGGTTCGTGCTGACGCCGGGCAAGGCGCCGAAGATCATCCTCGACCCGTGGGGGATCGAGATCCAGTCGCGCGGGCCGGTCTACGATGGTGGGCTCGAGATCGGCGGGAGCGGCGCGGGCGGCAAGCTGGGCCCGTATCGGTCGGCGCCCACGGGCCGCGAGATCACCGAGGAGGTCAAGATCTGGGGCCGGCGGCGGCTCTTCGCGCTCGCCCGCGTCCTGCCGCTCACGGAGCGCGTCGAGGTGCGGCTGCTCGGATCGGGCCTGCCGAGCATCTGGATCGCGCACATGGGCGACATGCGGCTCGTGCTCGCGCTGAGCGGTTGGACCACCAACGATTGGACGAGCGGCTCGGGGCTCGACCTGCTCGCGGGCGCCTACGAGCCGGATGCGCGCACGATGCAGCAGGCGGATCGGTTCCTCCAGAACGAGCAACGCGCGACGCTGCCCGCGATCGCCGCGGCGACGGGCGCGTCCGAGGAGAGCCTCGTGCCCGCGCTGCACCAGCTCGCCAAGCGCGGGCAGCTCATCTACGACCACGCCGATCAGGTGTATCGCTACCGGCAGGTGATGCCCGCCGTGCTGAGCGAGGCCTTTATCGGGCCGGAGCACCCGGAGCTCGTCGAGGGCCGCGCGATGGCCCGGAGCAACGCGGTGACGATCGATCGGGACGAGCTTCTCTCCGACGGCCGGCGCGCGGTCGTCGGCAAGGCGAAGGGCACGGCGTGCGAGGCGATCTTCGACGAGGACCTCGCGATCAAGAAGGCGAAGTG
Protein-coding sequences here:
- a CDS encoding flavin-containing monooxygenase: MQRARVSGSVAPIVIVGSGFAGLAMAIRLKQAGIHDFTLFEQAGRVGGTWRDNHYPGAACDVESHLYSFSFEPNPRWTRSFAPQAEILDYLESCARKYGLLPHIRLNTEVRRATFDERSGVWRVETSDGCTTTARVLVSACGGLNRPALPDIPGLGVFGGKTFHSARWDQHADLEGKTVAVIGTGASAIQIVPAIAPKVGRLHLFQRTPPWIVPKQDRAISPNERARFARVPLLQRMARLRQYWWHELFALGFVAEPRIMKIAERLARMYLAKSVPDPVLREKLTPRYTMGCKRVLLSNDYYPALLRSNVELVTDSIEAIEAEGVRTSDGVVREVDTLILATGFQAAEAVAPFEIRGRGGRDLNDAWRDGPEAYLGTTIAGFPNFFLIVGPNVGLGHSSMVFMIESQAAYVMSCIEAMRARRWKFVDVRPEAQAEENRKLQARFPRTVWSTGCVSWYQTRSGKNTTLWPGFTFEYRLKTRRFDPAPYEVVPMA
- a CDS encoding SDR family NAD(P)-dependent oxidoreductase, whose product is MGLRSSGCSVITGAGGGFGRALALELAARGGRLVLSDIHPGAAEETARLARARGAASATALGCDVTKIEEVEALANACGGPVDLLVNNAGVSSGGLVGDLSLADWRWTIEVDLFGVIHGCHAFVPRMKKQGSGHILNVASAAGLLCAPRMAAYNAAKAGVIAISETLAVELDGTGVGVTVLCPTFFKTDIVNSGRFADQETRDMADELMAGGRPVEEVVLAALAAVEQDELYAVPMADARWLWRMKRALPSSFRKLISFGVNLRAKR
- a CDS encoding sigma-70 family RNA polymerase sigma factor; this translates as MNKLRIAGPAKEPARTRHPRTRKAPAPPAPRTAPIQDATDLYLRGLEASQPLTREAEAELGRRIVDAERDALSALVRSSASVHALAAMAAEITSGQTNPRDLLLNGEAPDAADTTSRLVDALERARALAEGPESDAALPADLADAFDTLRVDPTLVERLDQALAARAKATHAEEQARIEEARDRSAKARARAAHEKSELVRANLRLVVATARHYSNRGVPLLDLVQEGNLGLIRAADKFDYSRGYRFGTYAAWWIRQSIERALLYQGKDVRMPVHLTASRRRVLGAERALSQKNARSPSQEEIAESSGVPLDKVQAVRALSLMPVSLDAPMGEEGDFRFGDTLASETDAPDEALARTRMREAASEMLETLTPREREVLRLRYGLTGEDDHTLEQIGRSFSLSRERIRQIESKALEKLRTWSEERGLGSYLEGLR
- a CDS encoding ABC1 kinase family protein, translated to MTDERKIPEGRLGRLARLAAVGARTGASLIRGTSAADAAASKAAEMLGTLRGLAAKAGQMASYVDGMVPEGQREAYETAMRKLRNAAPTSSPAAIRARVEEDLGAPIDKLFTEWEEQPFASASIGQVHRARLDNGREVAVKVQHPGIEKAVESDLENADVLGGMVAVLGPKRLEPKAVLAELRARFMEELDYELEARRQRAFTALHEGDPAIRIPEVIAERSSKRVLTSELVHGKTLEEACEADLVIRERYADTLWRFVFKGNLVGGMFNADPHPGNYLFQDDGSIIFLDFGCVQPIEGERLTLARNLHLAALRRDEEAFGEIATKILLTEGGVYERMAVAYSRRCFEPIFGSPFRITRTYAASLVEGIKEMKNEVLSKKDGNFVQLPPGMLFMNRLQFGFYSVLARLDVSLDYAAVEETFLREAGFV
- a CDS encoding LOG family protein; translated protein: MNSTRTHFRRVAVYCGASGGVGAHYLDAARAAGAFLAERGIDLVYGGGRVGMMGAVAEGALMKGGKVYGVIPEKLKARELAHEGLTELFIVDSMHARKTMMASMADAFVALPGGWGTLEEVFEVVTWSQLNYHKKPVGLLNVRGYYDHLVAFLDHAMTEGFIRPIHRPLCASADTMDTLLDRLSKLQVPDIGRWIDKP
- a CDS encoding pectin acetylesterase-family hydrolase → MRALRFSPSTLAIPLVSLLAAAGCGGGDGDTDGLFTSTSSSSGGTSVGGSGGAGGDGGGSAGGMGGTGGDGGSGGSGGDAGAGAGGMGGSGGTGGSGGGGPACAPEGPFDGAPVEAQAEQWTWVPVPEAKCRSGSSTGFGVRINPQSTKLVIYLEGGGACFNGTTCNLNTGSYGQNNFDNWKNNGGKNGLFSTSNAANSVKDWSFVYVPYCTGDVHAGNAPGADVPGLTSPKNQQFVGYANIGHYLKRIIPTFKNVTEVLLTGVSAGGFGAFYNYDRVAQAFCPTPVALIDDSGPPMGDTYMAPCLQKRWRDLYNFADTLPADCVECSLPNGGGLANAWKLLGQKYPEASLGLISSDKDNTISQFYGYGKNDCQNIDGIFPTALSGAEYTAGLEEIRKNFLEQSPAWSSYFVSATTHTYLGGNGYYNTNVDGTPLSEWVKGIVDGAAATHIGP
- a CDS encoding SWIM zinc finger family protein, whose amino-acid sequence is MNVDLRYLGKSGVLGAAQSLLVRFSPNLARPKTFFDAELKDAIRFREAMSALHDVVVGDLKFRKKDKTAYQAWKKAEEEREEQLKAQLFDQAKRTELARLAKEPIPPNLDRDFRKMHRLYWDARVKWANELARHDPELFRHLVPCDPVVTVAPDVVFFECFSKDESSYGCLSVDRDSFVGSQEAGLGTTNVDYSIALYEHFQTLRSYRKTRLSVDPAGFDVKVEGLSDYREEKIDLPPSWLRGFGQIQASTCLPSRRVDLPVEVVYAILAHLKRHREKTGPRSIRFVLTPGKAPKIILDPWGIEIQSRGPVYDGGLEIGGSGAGGKLGPYRSAPTGREITEEVKIWGRRRLFALARVLPLTERVEVRLLGSGLPSIWIAHMGDMRLVLALSGWTTNDWTSGSGLDLLAGAYEPDARTMQQADRFLQNEQRATLPAIAAATGASEESLVPALHQLAKRGQLIYDHADQVYRYRQVMPAVLSEAFIGPEHPELVEGRAMARSNAVTIDRDELLSDGRRAVVGKAKGTACEAIFDEDLAIKKAKCSCSYFHKSGLRAGPCRHLLALKMVLSSRALPQAPKPEPAPEAPKASKWSSGESFPIPRQILDDIRKVANRKNTTVSRVLEQAWDVAMPRIQAERSWTTALALADVTLARSLATRVPADAVEERLALPPDVLAEVKRVADRFRAERASVLCLAWLLGRKSL